The genome window GCGTTAAATGGTCTCCTCATGGCAGTCGAGCAGGTTGCGCACTTACGAAGCAGGATTGCACGCTCACGAAATGTAAATTCAACCAGTACGATGCATATATTATGAAGTGTTATATGTTTCAAATCAAGAAATGTTAAACTTCAGACGTCGCGGCGCGCCGTCACGCGGAGACGGTCCAACCCAGTCCCTGGGACACCTGGGCGTAGCTGGTGAGCGGTACCGCGCACATCCGGTGCCAGTCGGCTTTGTCGATGACCGGCCGGTTCAGCAGTTCCAGCATCCCGTCGAATTTGCCGAGTGCATTGCAATCTACCGCCTCGGGATGCATGGCCTTACGGTGCCCGGGCCAGGCTCGTTCCCGCGCGTAATGCCAGAATTCGCTGTCGTAAATCGAACCGCAGGCATAGTGCCAGCCGACGAACAGGCCATAGCGGAGCATGTTGTTGATGAGAAACCGATTAACCGCGGGCGCGTCGCGTTCGAGATGCGCCGCCGGCCGGTTGAGGCGTGTTTGGAGCACCATCCCGACCTGCAGTTGGGCGGATACGATCGCCGTCGCCTCGAGGGGCTCCATGAAGGCCGCCGCATTACCTATGCGGGCTACCGCGCCGTCGTAAATCCGGCGATGGACGAAGTTCGGAAACGGGATGACGGCCCGTTGCTCGAATTCGGCCACGCCGTCGTTCTCCAGAAATTCGTCAAAGTCCGATTCGACTTCCGCAGGGTCGGATACATCCCGGTTGAAGATGTACCCGTAAGAAGTGTGTACTGTCAGCGGAATGACGAATATCCACCCGTGCGGTCGGGCAACCGCCCGGGTGTAGGTGTGTTGCAGTACCGGTCCGTTCCGTCCATCGTCGATGACCGCCGGGCAGCGCCGGATGACGGCTGTATTGGTTGGGATGAAGGAAATGTCGATATGCTGTTCGGGGTGGAGTTTCTTTGGAAATCCGCGGGCGTCGAAGACCAGGTCGTAGCGTTCCGACTCCCGGCCCTCGAATTCCACCTGCGCGCCGTCCTCATCTTTGGTGATGTCGAGCACTTTCGCGTCAATGTGGTGTGCGCGCGTGCCTTCACGCAGCAGGTCCGCCATCAGGTCAGCGGACAGATGGTAGGCGTAGGACACTTGCTGTGGGGTGAAGTAGTGGGTGAAATCACGGTCGCGCCGGCCCCATCCCTCGAAGGCGACACCGTACTTGCGCGTGCCCTTCAAGCGTTGCTGGACGGTCTCATGGGGCAGCCCCGTCAGTTTCTGCAGTTCCTGCACCAGGCTCGGCCAGCTGCCTTCTCCCACCCCGATGACCGGAATGCGCGAGTCATAGATGTGGTGCAGCTCGTGGCCGCCGTCGGGGTGAAGACGCGTTACGCTGGCGGCCGCCAGGGATCCGGCGGTCCCCTGCCCGATAACGGCGATCTTCCGTAACGATTCCGCGCCCGGCTGGATCATCCCGCGTCCTTTCGCATGCTACTCCATCGCAACTGATTCGAAACAGAATAGTTGCTGAATCGTAACTAAGAAGATACAAAATGCCGGCGGGATGACAACAGTTGTATCAAACCGTTGCATCGCAAGAACATCGAAGGATTAATGGAGAGATCCGAAGGGCGCGATCAGATTACAGCTGGACGGTCGGGCACAGTTCGCATGTGGTGGTCGGGTGGATGGCAGGTGTAATGCTTCAGCAGGTTACTATCGTGGACCCACCCCATTCACCGCCGCCTCGATCCTTTCCAGCGCCTCGGCGAGGATCGACCGGGGGCAGGCGATGTTGATCCGTTCGAAGCCCTCGCCTTCCGGGCCGAAGATGTACCCTTCATCGAGAAAGACGCGGGCCTCCTCCATCATGAGGTGCTGAAGGGCGTCCTTGTCCAGGCCCAGGCTCGTGAAATCGACCCACACGAGATAGGTGCCCTCCGTTTCGATGACGGGTATGCCGGGTAACCGTTCCCTGAAGAAGGATTCGAGAAACCGGTAGTTTCCCTCCAGGTAGGCCAGCAGCTGCTCCAGCCATTCCTCGCCGTGATCGTAGGCGGCCTCGACGGCCGCGATGCCGAAGGGATTCAGCGTGAAGATGC of Gemmatimonadota bacterium contains these proteins:
- a CDS encoding tryptophan 7-halogenase — its product is MIQPGAESLRKIAVIGQGTAGSLAAASVTRLHPDGGHELHHIYDSRIPVIGVGEGSWPSLVQELQKLTGLPHETVQQRLKGTRKYGVAFEGWGRRDRDFTHYFTPQQVSYAYHLSADLMADLLREGTRAHHIDAKVLDITKDEDGAQVEFEGRESERYDLVFDARGFPKKLHPEQHIDISFIPTNTAVIRRCPAVIDDGRNGPVLQHTYTRAVARPHGWIFVIPLTVHTSYGYIFNRDVSDPAEVESDFDEFLENDGVAEFEQRAVIPFPNFVHRRIYDGAVARIGNAAAFMEPLEATAIVSAQLQVGMVLQTRLNRPAAHLERDAPAVNRFLINNMLRYGLFVGWHYACGSIYDSEFWHYARERAWPGHRKAMHPEAVDCNALGKFDGMLELLNRPVIDKADWHRMCAVPLTSYAQVSQGLGWTVSA